A portion of the Bacteroides faecium genome contains these proteins:
- a CDS encoding site-specific integrase has product MITSVRLMLNKGRRLNSGSYPLVFQVIHNRRKKLLYSGYHIKEEAFDKQEEKIIASGADSAFSVADIAKMNRELRKIRSTIHTRIRHLKQTRVFYTVEDILTPCVHKNVKQQFYLLRYIDAQIERKKELKKDGMAAAYKSTRSSLAKFLNNSDIRIPAIDLRFVRRYEDFLYSTGVTSNTISYYLRNFRILYNQAIVDGCHSHNEYPFVKAQTRPEKTVKRALTRENLQSLANLMLEDVSELEFSRDLYLFSFYAQGMAFVDIVLLKKSSICNGILTYSRHKSKQLIRIAVTPQMQEIMDKYKAAGEYIFPILDKQDSSEYKLYRLALGRINRHLRRIAAMANIKVPLTTYTARHTWATLARDYGAPVSVISAGLGHTSEEMTRIYLKEFDVSLLDKVNSMVTNLS; this is encoded by the coding sequence ATGATAACATCAGTTAGACTCATGTTAAACAAGGGTAGGAGATTAAATAGTGGCAGTTACCCTTTGGTATTTCAAGTGATACATAATAGACGAAAGAAGTTATTGTATTCGGGTTACCATATAAAAGAGGAAGCTTTTGACAAGCAGGAAGAAAAGATTATTGCTAGTGGTGCGGACTCTGCTTTTTCTGTTGCAGATATAGCAAAAATGAATCGTGAACTGCGGAAAATAAGAAGTACAATTCACACAAGAATCCGGCATCTTAAACAGACTAGAGTTTTTTATACTGTGGAAGATATTTTAACACCATGCGTTCATAAAAATGTCAAGCAGCAATTTTACTTATTACGGTATATTGATGCACAAATAGAGCGAAAAAAGGAGCTGAAAAAAGACGGGATGGCTGCGGCATACAAAAGCACGCGTTCATCATTAGCTAAGTTTCTGAATAATTCGGATATTCGGATTCCGGCGATTGATTTACGCTTTGTCCGGCGATATGAAGATTTCTTGTATAGCACTGGGGTCACCAGCAATACAATAAGCTATTATTTGCGGAATTTTAGGATTCTGTACAATCAGGCTATAGTGGACGGTTGCCATTCTCATAACGAATATCCTTTTGTAAAAGCGCAGACCCGCCCGGAAAAGACGGTGAAACGTGCCCTCACTCGGGAAAATCTCCAGTCTTTGGCAAACCTTATGTTGGAAGATGTTTCGGAACTGGAATTTTCCCGTGACCTATATTTGTTTAGTTTCTATGCACAAGGAATGGCTTTTGTCGATATTGTACTTCTGAAAAAGTCCAGTATTTGCAACGGCATACTGACTTATTCCCGTCACAAGTCAAAGCAATTAATCCGCATCGCTGTAACTCCTCAAATGCAGGAGATTATGGATAAGTATAAAGCTGCGGGAGAATATATATTTCCTATTCTTGACAAACAGGATTCATCAGAATACAAGTTGTATCGTTTGGCGTTGGGGCGTATCAACCGTCATCTAAGGAGAATCGCTGCCATGGCAAATATTAAAGTACCTTTGACTACTTACACCGCCCGGCATACTTGGGCTACCCTTGCCCGCGACTACGGTGCACCTGTTTCTGTAATCAGTGCGGGTTTGGGACATACTTCGGAAGAGATGACTCGCATTTATTTGAAAGAATTTGATGTGTCCTTACTTGATAAGGTAAATAGTATGGTGACCAATTTATCTTAG
- a CDS encoding helix-turn-helix domain-containing protein, with translation MKLMQNELLYLEEHLSCQNYMATVKTGFKHIEFAENAEFGENNANKNYLLFFLKGDFTINCNQFHNRIFHAGDMILIPRSAHFKGVAKGKASIVSMFFDSPEWYCDKLIFHSLSIFCNNEKYEFEPIKIRYPLTAFLELLSYCIKNTMNCSHLHDLMQREFFFLLRGFYKKQEIAMLFYPIIGKEMDFKDFVMRNYTKVSNIEQLISLSNLGRSRFFTKFNEAFGMTAKQWMLKQKNQQILEKMTEPGIYIKDVVEELGFDSQVYFSRYCKHHFGCTPSQLMKRCQADNKAIRHTKS, from the coding sequence ATGAAACTTATGCAAAACGAACTACTTTATCTTGAGGAGCACCTGTCATGCCAAAACTATATGGCAACTGTCAAAACCGGATTCAAACACATTGAATTTGCAGAAAATGCTGAATTTGGGGAGAACAATGCAAATAAGAATTATTTGTTATTCTTTCTCAAAGGAGATTTTACAATAAATTGCAACCAGTTCCATAACAGGATATTTCATGCCGGAGATATGATATTGATTCCACGCTCAGCACATTTCAAAGGAGTGGCAAAAGGAAAAGCAAGCATAGTATCCATGTTCTTTGATAGTCCCGAATGGTATTGCGACAAACTTATATTTCATTCACTATCAATATTTTGCAATAACGAAAAATACGAATTTGAACCCATTAAAATCCGATACCCGTTAACCGCCTTTTTAGAGCTGCTAAGCTACTGCATCAAAAATACAATGAACTGTTCACATTTGCATGACCTGATGCAACGGGAGTTCTTCTTCCTGCTTCGAGGTTTTTACAAAAAACAGGAGATAGCTATGTTATTTTATCCTATTATCGGAAAAGAAATGGACTTCAAGGATTTTGTAATGCGCAACTATACCAAAGTCAGCAATATCGAACAACTCATTTCGTTGTCTAATTTAGGAAGAAGCCGTTTCTTTACCAAATTCAACGAAGCCTTTGGAATGACAGCCAAACAATGGATGCTGAAACAGAAGAACCAACAGATTTTGGAAAAGATGACAGAGCCCGGCATATATATTAAAGATGTTGTCGAGGAATTGGGATTTGACTCGCAGGTTTACTTCAGCCGTTACTGCAAACATCACTTCGGATGTACTCCAAGTCAATTAATGAAGCGTTGTCAGGCTGATAATAAAGCTATTCGGCACACAAAATCCTGA
- a CDS encoding DUF3575 domain-containing protein, whose product MNRYIKNKASIFFFMFFLTKHLLVNAQDVAIKTNLLYGGVMQTPNIGVEWGISPKLTIDLWAAYNPFPLGKNGYGSNNRKMKHWLIQPEFRYWLCERFNGHFFGGHLFYGQYNISNIRYLGLGDFRRQGNLAGFGFSYGYQWVLSPRWSVEGTLGVGYARLHYSKYPCKECGKRISVKNRNYLGPTRAAISIIYLLK is encoded by the coding sequence ATGAACAGATATATAAAAAATAAAGCAAGTATATTCTTCTTTATGTTTTTTCTGACAAAACACTTATTGGTAAACGCGCAGGATGTAGCTATAAAAACGAACTTGCTATATGGCGGTGTAATGCAAACTCCGAATATTGGGGTAGAATGGGGGATATCTCCAAAACTGACTATTGATTTATGGGCAGCATACAATCCATTTCCCTTGGGTAAAAATGGTTATGGCTCTAACAATAGAAAAATGAAGCATTGGCTGATACAACCTGAATTTCGGTATTGGCTATGCGAACGGTTCAACGGACATTTCTTTGGCGGACATCTATTTTACGGACAATATAATATTAGTAATATCCGATACCTCGGACTGGGTGACTTTAGAAGACAAGGGAATCTTGCCGGATTTGGATTTAGCTATGGCTACCAATGGGTTCTTTCACCACGTTGGAGTGTGGAGGGAACGTTAGGAGTAGGCTATGCACGCCTGCATTATAGTAAATACCCGTGCAAAGAGTGTGGTAAACGTATAAGTGTAAAGAACCGTAATTATTTAGGTCCCACACGTGCTGCTATTTCCATTATATATTTACTTAAATAA
- a CDS encoding DUF3868 domain-containing protein — protein MNSFLIIISSFFVSMTAISTSAQNCDSIKIKDFSIEKNLQGDSVSLRFNLLVAPGITKANDELSLTPILIDIRGNQSFTFPSIRVNGKIREKIVRRKEVLHPSETEKDSIYMVANRQWNTISYSTPMLVNELWVWQAKLLLRRQLRRCCMEKELDMVELLAWNRSEEYSIVKPEIKDKAEVPEILPHKCVTEILAETEKFVEPIENYSTDRKLLAGEQEGAQIVYFKLAKAEIDNSYLDNEKVLEHIIDVTRRISEDPEVEIARVVLLGLSSPEGAFDFNKQLSGKRAEALKQYITSRIALPDSCFALVNGDEGWEELRYKVERSDMADRADVLKIIDSVPIGKGREGQLQRLKKGVPYRFLKEHFFPQLRRAGYIKVYYRMKDKDI, from the coding sequence ATGAACAGTTTTCTGATTATAATATCTTCCTTTTTTGTGAGTATGACGGCTATATCAACTTCTGCCCAAAACTGTGATTCCATCAAAATAAAAGATTTTTCGATAGAGAAGAATCTACAAGGGGATTCCGTAAGTTTGAGATTTAATCTGTTGGTTGCCCCCGGTATCACTAAAGCAAATGATGAATTGTCGCTTACACCTATATTAATAGATATAAGAGGAAATCAGTCTTTTACGTTTCCTTCCATACGGGTAAACGGCAAAATACGGGAAAAGATAGTTCGAAGGAAAGAAGTGCTGCATCCTTCCGAAACGGAAAAAGATTCCATATATATGGTAGCCAATCGGCAATGGAATACAATCAGTTATTCGACTCCCATGTTAGTAAACGAACTTTGGGTATGGCAGGCTAAATTACTGTTGCGACGGCAGCTTAGAAGGTGCTGTATGGAAAAAGAGTTGGATATGGTGGAATTGTTAGCATGGAACCGGTCGGAAGAATATTCTATTGTTAAACCGGAAATAAAGGATAAAGCGGAAGTGCCGGAAATATTGCCGCATAAATGCGTTACGGAAATACTTGCCGAAACAGAGAAATTTGTAGAACCGATAGAGAATTATTCGACGGATAGAAAGCTTCTAGCCGGTGAGCAGGAAGGAGCACAAATCGTTTATTTTAAACTGGCAAAAGCTGAAATAGACAATAGTTATTTGGATAACGAGAAAGTGTTGGAGCATATCATTGATGTGACCCGCCGGATAAGTGAAGACCCGGAAGTTGAAATTGCCCGTGTGGTATTATTAGGACTATCCTCACCGGAAGGTGCTTTTGACTTCAACAAACAATTGTCGGGAAAAAGGGCTGAAGCGTTGAAACAATATATAACCAGCCGGATTGCTTTGCCGGATAGTTGTTTTGCTTTGGTGAATGGCGATGAGGGTTGGGAAGAGTTACGCTATAAAGTGGAACGTTCTGATATGGCAGATCGTGCGGATGTATTGAAGATTATTGATTCCGTTCCAATAGGAAAAGGGCGTGAAGGGCAGTTGCAACGTCTCAAAAAGGGAGTGCCTTATCGTTTTCTGAAAGAGCATTTCTTCCCTCAACTGCGCCGGGCCGGCTACATAAAGGTGTATTATCGGATGAAGGACAAGGACATATAG
- a CDS encoding Mfa1 family fimbria major subunit (Members of this family are fimbrial shaft proteins (major subunit proteins), found in the Bacteriodetes. The family is named for Mfa1 from Porphyromonas gingivalis, and is related to but distinct from the family of FimA from the species.), protein MGKNDFLIGVFALATMTFVACSNDDKLGEERSNGNGNIEVVEGEPTWAKFVFKLGKDGVTRATGDTHEGTTTEKNIKNLRAYIFNESGSFEAKTDNVTVDEHGTEHTAVLKLTSGKKKVYVVANMQDEWITSTTTTAQFEAVTLTHCTKAGRIAHTKGIETAPAVARVGNFDKISGNGNAETNGFLMTNVLKVTEYTLYPGVSAEDCSKPSYESSAEMEQNNHLEVSISRAAAKLQATYANADALILKDGESKTLGKLLTPTFAVRNLPVQSYMFLHNQANGFLTPFYTMTNTSSTFEDFAKYYDEVNEPDLDLKASTDGEAIKSIYLPENSNQTPVRGNTTYVLVKGVFAPAANVMINAVEVKSDGSSNLTIENKLDGTDYTTGGKDVPPYFIVPEWENQIYTAPADFSGNLATYGLGMILKTYLNKAGKQKWLNAVDEGSAVDEGDIENPVSVYYGSSFSTSEGIYSVVTIKKYSHPKDAQPGYKESVEGTIRIFQYTGGTCYYRVNVEDNMDGKTEANNLFYSVMRNRFYNVNISRITSIGYPDDEDVTVDPTDPINQKTYMQAHITVEPWTKVEQDAELGM, encoded by the coding sequence ATGGGAAAGAATGATTTTTTAATCGGAGTATTTGCACTGGCAACAATGACATTTGTTGCTTGTAGCAATGATGACAAGTTAGGCGAAGAAAGAAGCAACGGCAACGGTAATATCGAGGTCGTAGAGGGAGAGCCTACTTGGGCGAAGTTCGTATTTAAACTTGGCAAAGATGGTGTCACACGTGCAACAGGTGATACACATGAAGGTACTACTACAGAAAAAAACATCAAAAATCTGCGGGCTTATATCTTCAATGAATCCGGTAGCTTTGAAGCAAAGACGGATAATGTTACTGTAGATGAACATGGTACGGAGCACACTGCTGTATTGAAATTAACTTCCGGTAAAAAGAAAGTGTATGTAGTAGCCAATATGCAGGATGAATGGATTACGTCTACCACTACAACTGCTCAATTTGAAGCTGTTACTTTGACGCATTGTACAAAGGCAGGACGTATTGCCCATACCAAAGGTATAGAAACGGCACCTGCTGTAGCGCGTGTAGGCAACTTTGACAAAATATCCGGTAATGGGAATGCGGAGACCAATGGTTTCCTGATGACAAACGTATTGAAGGTAACCGAATATACATTATATCCGGGGGTCTCTGCTGAGGATTGCTCGAAACCGTCGTATGAAAGTTCGGCGGAAATGGAGCAAAATAATCATTTGGAGGTGTCCATATCCCGTGCTGCTGCCAAATTGCAGGCTACTTATGCAAATGCGGACGCTTTGATATTGAAAGATGGTGAAAGTAAGACATTAGGCAAATTGCTTACTCCGACATTTGCCGTTCGTAATCTTCCGGTTCAGAGCTATATGTTTCTGCATAATCAGGCTAATGGTTTCCTTACACCGTTTTATACAATGACTAATACTAGCTCTACATTTGAAGATTTCGCTAAATATTATGACGAGGTTAATGAGCCGGATTTGGATTTGAAAGCAAGTACTGATGGGGAAGCTATAAAGTCTATATATTTGCCGGAGAACTCCAATCAGACACCAGTAAGGGGAAACACTACTTATGTGTTGGTGAAAGGTGTATTTGCTCCGGCGGCTAATGTGATGATTAATGCTGTTGAAGTGAAAAGTGATGGTAGTAGCAATCTTACTATCGAAAATAAATTAGACGGAACTGATTATACTACAGGAGGAAAAGACGTACCGCCATATTTTATTGTCCCGGAATGGGAAAATCAGATTTATACGGCTCCTGCAGACTTTAGTGGAAACTTGGCAACCTATGGCTTGGGCATGATTTTAAAGACTTATTTGAATAAAGCCGGAAAACAGAAATGGTTAAATGCCGTAGACGAGGGAAGTGCCGTTGACGAAGGTGATATAGAAAATCCTGTAAGTGTATATTATGGAAGTTCATTCTCTACTTCTGAAGGTATTTATTCAGTTGTTACCATCAAGAAATATTCTCATCCTAAGGATGCACAACCGGGCTATAAGGAAAGTGTTGAAGGAACAATACGTATTTTCCAGTACACCGGAGGTACTTGTTACTATCGTGTGAATGTTGAAGATAATATGGACGGAAAGACGGAAGCCAACAACCTGTTCTATTCAGTAATGCGCAACCGTTTTTACAATGTAAACATCTCAAGAATTACTTCAATTGGTTATCCTGATGACGAAGATGTAACTGTCGACCCGACAGATCCTATCAACCAGAAAACGTATATGCAGGCACATATCACTGTGGAACCATGGACGAAAGTTGAACAGGATGCAGAACTGGGAATGTAA
- a CDS encoding FimB/Mfa2 family fimbrial subunit: MVAYISVLLWLITGCVNEDFSGCPQGSFQVAFEYVHHTDNTCPDRFDIDVQQIDLYVFDAAGCFLKCITRKGEPFPKDFRIDPELSAGSYTLVAWGNLTDEVTLQPAFIAGQTTLEQALLSLNAVEDRSVNHKLTPVFHAMKQVEVNDVKEHTEVLSFIKNENHLHLNVKWFEKSGIPCIHRCADGVRVRVVDPKGATYKFDNSVVASGNELTYYPYQGTNNDAWNQFAGVFSLMRLVEGEKLTLLIERLMQDGTIKELYRSDLVELIRMHPYTRIQSELDRQDVYEVEISLIDDLDGDTDTYMQTAVTVSGWTIILQDTEM, encoded by the coding sequence ATGGTGGCATACATATCAGTGCTATTATGGCTTATTACAGGATGCGTTAATGAAGATTTTTCCGGTTGTCCGCAGGGAAGTTTCCAGGTGGCTTTCGAATATGTTCATCACACGGACAATACTTGCCCCGATCGTTTCGACATCGACGTACAGCAAATAGACTTGTATGTATTTGATGCAGCCGGATGTTTTCTGAAATGCATAACTCGTAAAGGGGAGCCTTTCCCGAAAGATTTTCGGATTGACCCGGAACTTTCTGCCGGTAGCTATACGTTGGTGGCATGGGGAAACCTGACTGATGAAGTCACTTTGCAACCGGCCTTTATTGCCGGACAGACTACGCTTGAGCAGGCGTTATTATCACTCAACGCAGTTGAAGACCGTAGCGTGAACCATAAACTGACTCCTGTTTTTCATGCTATGAAACAAGTAGAAGTAAACGATGTGAAGGAACACACAGAAGTTCTTTCATTTATAAAGAATGAGAATCATTTGCATCTGAATGTGAAGTGGTTTGAAAAAAGCGGAATACCATGTATTCACCGCTGTGCGGATGGCGTGCGTGTCCGTGTGGTTGACCCTAAAGGGGCGACTTATAAATTTGATAATTCTGTAGTTGCTTCGGGCAACGAATTGACATATTATCCATATCAGGGCACCAATAATGATGCATGGAATCAATTTGCAGGCGTTTTTTCTTTGATGCGTTTGGTGGAAGGGGAAAAATTGACGCTACTGATAGAACGGTTGATGCAGGACGGTACAATCAAGGAACTCTACCGTTCTGACTTAGTCGAACTTATCAGGATGCATCCATATACCCGCATCCAGTCGGAACTTGACCGGCAGGATGTGTATGAAGTAGAAATATCGCTTATAGATGATTTGGACGGTGATACGGATACTTATATGCAAACGGCAGTTACCGTATCAGGGTGGACAATCATATTGCAGGATACGGAAATGTGA
- a CDS encoding fimbrial protein: protein MIDMIVKKKYIQLFLFALLFSLEACNSDEMSDTNDTTDVQEQMVLRLSVQQESVVHTRGTATPADEAKVESMDFLIFDHMGDVVYHQHPVLEWTGNEYKTTVNIPSATGEHTLYLIANYPMEAGTIHTLQDLESKISTSTEALVKPPFVMATRRITLSSLNMIAIRNAMESDGSNGFSLKRNVAKFSVGVTAGNFNLISIDWLGCPVSASVLADVDYTSPSTLSVSNLAPLSTPIYLYQIRNMGLDAHKGFHIVVHGKYTAADGTEREGYYKLRLCTIDDATGEKVPLNSIVGNDYYKLNIRSVTGFGANSFENAEKNGFTNDMEAFMLLEYNGTHDYQENYLQNGYQMGFENSRWIIYSNETLNSFVLGHFYRCIRDESLEGYTMFDPDYPNLQRGLITVKANGTEIMGETVCNDIPDNPVEMDLCFTESSEDAGTEYSFTSIIQYGVLQKTVTVERHSSIGRSYTVLPILYTNYGEVVGSCDWIGIAEQRHEGAIIYPQLDSANDYIFVHVKENGTGNAREGKVRLFGRNGYFELRIRQEG from the coding sequence ATGATAGATATGATAGTAAAAAAGAAATATATTCAATTATTCCTGTTTGCATTGCTTTTCTCTTTGGAAGCTTGCAATAGTGATGAAATGTCGGATACCAACGATACGACAGACGTACAGGAACAAATGGTTTTGAGACTGAGCGTGCAACAAGAGTCTGTAGTGCATACACGGGGAACAGCTACTCCTGCCGATGAAGCAAAGGTTGAAAGTATGGACTTCCTTATATTCGACCATATGGGAGATGTTGTTTATCATCAGCATCCTGTATTGGAATGGACTGGAAATGAATATAAGACGACAGTAAACATTCCTTCAGCCACAGGAGAACATACATTGTATCTGATAGCTAATTATCCTATGGAAGCAGGGACAATACATACTTTACAGGACTTGGAAAGCAAGATATCCACAAGTACGGAAGCACTTGTAAAACCACCCTTTGTTATGGCTACCAGGCGTATTACTCTTTCATCACTCAACATGATAGCTATTCGTAATGCGATGGAAAGTGATGGTAGTAATGGTTTCAGTTTAAAACGGAATGTTGCGAAATTCAGTGTGGGGGTAACAGCCGGCAATTTTAATTTGATTTCAATAGATTGGTTGGGTTGTCCTGTGTCAGCCTCTGTATTGGCAGATGTGGATTATACCAGTCCGTCCACTTTGTCTGTCAGTAACCTTGCCCCTTTGTCAACTCCTATTTATCTGTATCAGATTCGGAATATGGGTTTGGATGCACATAAAGGATTTCACATTGTCGTACATGGAAAATATACGGCAGCGGATGGGACAGAAAGAGAAGGATACTATAAACTCCGTTTATGTACAATAGATGATGCTACAGGAGAAAAAGTTCCGTTGAATTCAATTGTAGGCAATGATTACTATAAACTGAATATCCGGAGTGTTACGGGATTTGGCGCTAATTCATTCGAGAATGCGGAAAAGAATGGATTTACTAATGATATGGAAGCATTCATGTTATTAGAGTATAATGGTACACATGATTATCAAGAGAATTATTTGCAGAATGGTTATCAGATGGGATTTGAAAATTCCCGTTGGATTATATATAGTAATGAAACCTTGAATTCTTTTGTGTTAGGTCATTTCTACCGGTGCATCCGGGATGAATCATTGGAAGGTTACACCATGTTTGACCCGGACTATCCCAATCTTCAGCGTGGATTGATAACGGTGAAAGCAAACGGGACAGAAATAATGGGGGAAACAGTTTGTAATGATATTCCTGATAATCCCGTTGAGATGGACTTATGTTTCACGGAATCAAGTGAAGATGCAGGTACGGAATACTCATTTACAAGTATTATCCAATATGGTGTTCTACAAAAAACGGTAACTGTTGAACGTCATTCCTCTATCGGTCGCTCATATACAGTGCTCCCTATACTATATACGAATTACGGAGAAGTGGTCGGCTCATGTGATTGGATCGGGATAGCTGAACAACGGCACGAAGGCGCTATTATTTATCCGCAGTTAGACTCTGCTAATGATTACATTTTTGTCCATGTAAAGGAAAATGGCACAGGCAATGCACGTGAAGGAAAGGTGCGTCTGTTTGGTAGGAATGGATATTTTGAACTTCGGATACGTCAGGAAGGATAA
- a CDS encoding DUF5106 domain-containing protein, translating to MFLFLCTCSANRDKPNTATVQHKDTVSVDCFWNMYDFADTVRWTNKSVTTERMLVDYLSRLSGLTENKACESLRKLVLRTKVNEMVSHWFLKQLERHLYEPDSPLRNDNYYISVLEETLVSGHLNGMMRVRPLYQLKMLKKNRAGTKAADFDFILPTGKHQNLWDIPAKYTILLFYDPDCIHCWELMRELSEASIINSCLQHNGLALPQLALITICTEGDMETWKEYQHSLPSPWVNGYDARNILLEKELYSLRSLPSIYLLGENKQVLLKEPSSISEVINYLLNEYDITK from the coding sequence ATGTTCTTGTTTTTATGCACTTGTTCCGCTAATAGAGATAAACCAAATACTGCGACAGTACAACACAAGGACACTGTATCGGTAGATTGTTTTTGGAATATGTATGATTTTGCGGATACCGTCCGGTGGACAAACAAGTCGGTTACAACTGAAAGAATGTTAGTGGATTATCTTTCCCGATTGTCAGGGCTGACAGAGAATAAGGCTTGTGAAAGTCTTAGGAAGCTGGTATTGAGAACTAAAGTTAATGAAATGGTAAGCCATTGGTTTCTGAAGCAGTTGGAACGGCATTTGTATGAGCCGGACTCACCGTTACGCAATGATAATTATTATATTTCAGTATTGGAAGAGACATTGGTTTCCGGGCATCTGAATGGAATGATGCGTGTACGTCCTTTGTATCAACTGAAAATGCTTAAAAAGAATCGGGCAGGAACTAAAGCGGCAGATTTTGATTTCATACTTCCTACCGGAAAGCATCAGAATCTATGGGACATTCCTGCTAAATATACTATACTGCTGTTTTATGATCCGGATTGTATTCATTGCTGGGAATTAATGCGGGAGCTATCCGAGGCATCAATAATAAACTCTTGTTTACAACATAACGGATTAGCTCTGCCACAACTCGCCCTTATTACGATTTGTACGGAAGGTGATATGGAGACGTGGAAAGAATATCAGCATTCTCTTCCTTCTCCGTGGGTAAACGGTTATGACGCAAGGAACATACTGCTTGAAAAAGAGCTGTATTCTTTACGTTCTCTTCCTTCTATATATCTATTGGGAGAGAATAAACAAGTATTATTGAAAGAACCCTCTTCTATAAGTGAAGTTATCAATTATTTATTAAACGAGTATGATATTACAAAGTAG
- a CDS encoding DUF5131 family protein, which produces MGEKASMWNLWHGCHKLSEGCRHCYVYRTDGKYGKDSSVVAKTEKFDLPLQRKKNGTYKIPSGNLVYTCFTSDFLIENADEWRAEAWEMMRVRQDLRFLFITKRIDRLQQCLPSDWGDGYDNVTICCTMENQDRVDYRLPIYKASPIKHKIIICEPLLSRIDFRGELGEWVEQVVAGGESGKEARVCDYDWILDIRRQCVEANVSFWFKQTGSYLLKDGHEYKVARQFQHSQARKAELNYTPEK; this is translated from the coding sequence ATGGGTGAAAAAGCTTCGATGTGGAATCTCTGGCATGGCTGTCATAAACTTAGTGAAGGCTGTCGTCATTGTTATGTATATCGTACGGATGGCAAATACGGGAAAGATAGTTCGGTTGTGGCAAAGACCGAAAAGTTTGACCTGCCTCTGCAACGGAAAAAGAACGGCACGTATAAAATTCCTTCAGGCAATTTGGTATATACTTGTTTTACTTCCGATTTTCTGATTGAGAATGCTGACGAATGGCGTGCTGAAGCATGGGAAATGATGCGGGTACGTCAGGACCTTCGTTTTCTTTTCATCACCAAACGGATAGACAGGTTGCAACAATGTTTGCCCTCTGATTGGGGAGACGGTTATGATAATGTGACGATTTGCTGTACAATGGAAAATCAGGACAGGGTGGATTATCGTCTGCCTATTTATAAGGCGTCTCCAATTAAACATAAAATCATTATCTGTGAGCCTCTTCTCAGCCGGATTGATTTTAGGGGAGAACTGGGAGAGTGGGTTGAACAGGTAGTTGCCGGGGGAGAGTCGGGGAAAGAAGCCCGCGTATGTGATTATGATTGGATATTGGATATTCGCCGGCAATGTGTGGAAGCTAATGTCAGTTTTTGGTTTAAGCAGACAGGAAGTTATTTGTTGAAAGACGGACATGAATATAAGGTTGCCCGGCAGTTTCAACATTCGCAGGCACGAAAGGCGGAGCTGAATTATACTCCTGAAAAATAG